The Desulfobacterales bacterium genome includes a region encoding these proteins:
- a CDS encoding 3-isopropylmalate dehydratase small subunit has product MKNFSGKVLFLDRSDINTDEIIPAKYLTEISKEALKPYLLEDLTLEGFDQKQDIADSRVVLTRENFGCGSSREHAPWALEVNDIFLVIGVSFARIFRQNMFNCGMMAVELPKETINRLFTVFSGKDTTVTTNFEAGTFVFHAGGTTETVTFSISDYDRALVKAGGWVEYADANY; this is encoded by the coding sequence ATGAAAAATTTCAGCGGAAAAGTGCTGTTTCTCGATCGCTCCGATATCAATACGGATGAAATCATACCGGCCAAATATCTGACGGAAATTTCCAAGGAGGCCTTAAAGCCGTATTTGCTGGAAGATCTTACCCTTGAAGGGTTTGATCAGAAACAGGACATTGCCGACTCCCGGGTGGTGCTTACCCGGGAAAATTTCGGCTGCGGTTCTTCCCGGGAACATGCGCCCTGGGCACTGGAGGTCAACGACATTTTTCTGGTGATCGGCGTCAGCTTTGCCCGAATTTTTCGCCAGAACATGTTCAATTGCGGCATGATGGCGGTTGAACTACCGAAAGAGACCATCAATCGTCTTTTTACCGTATTCTCCGGAAAAGACACCACGGTCACAACGAATTTTGAAGCCGGCACCTTTGTTTTTCACGCCGGCGGCACCACGGAAACCGTTACCTTCTCCATTTCCGATTACGATCGGGCGCTGGTCAAGGCCGGCGGCTGGGTGGAGTATGCGGATGCCAACTATTAG
- a CDS encoding RNA methyltransferase, producing the protein MTTFLSEQPSQSNDHLPPLPPPALTRRIKRHVVGEAHLFFAICAPGMESICADELLELGMDRENLRILPGGVEFTGRLPDCFLFHLHSRIATRILMRIGEFKATGFAALEKKGAEIPWELFIYPGFTVEISVTAKQSRLNHTGAIAERIERGVFTRLGSSRNREHALFSQRIFVRAVEDRFTLSLDASGEPLYKRGLKTHGGSAPLRETSAAAILRIAGYRPDLTLLDPMCGSGTFSLEAALMARNIPPGWFRAFAFMGWPAFREQQWAYLRRKAQAQVFDGKTAPIMASDISISACRRLTECLSTHDLLNMVQVRPMDFFDMSPATLPGMGENNGPGVIVLNPPYGRRLGSIQESAALLGKIGQKLKADFKGWRFALLSPVAAVDRRFPLPFTPRPFHHGGLTLTLMTGKIK; encoded by the coding sequence ATGACGACTTTCCTATCAGAGCAGCCTTCCCAAAGCAATGACCATTTGCCGCCGCTGCCGCCCCCGGCCCTGACCCGGCGGATCAAACGACATGTGGTGGGCGAGGCGCATTTATTTTTTGCCATCTGTGCGCCTGGCATGGAGTCGATTTGTGCGGATGAGCTTTTGGAACTCGGCATGGACAGGGAAAATCTGCGTATCCTTCCGGGCGGGGTTGAATTCACCGGTCGCCTGCCGGATTGCTTTTTATTCCATTTGCATTCCCGCATCGCCACGCGGATCCTGATGCGGATAGGCGAATTTAAAGCCACCGGTTTTGCGGCGCTGGAAAAAAAAGGGGCGGAAATTCCCTGGGAGCTTTTTATATATCCCGGATTTACCGTTGAGATAAGCGTTACCGCCAAACAGTCCCGCCTGAACCACACGGGCGCGATTGCGGAGCGAATCGAGCGGGGGGTATTCACTCGCCTTGGCAGCAGCCGGAATCGGGAACATGCGCTTTTTAGCCAACGCATTTTTGTTCGGGCGGTTGAGGATCGGTTTACCCTGTCCCTCGATGCTTCCGGCGAACCGCTTTATAAACGGGGACTAAAAACCCATGGCGGAAGCGCACCCTTACGGGAAACCAGTGCTGCAGCCATTTTACGGATAGCCGGTTACAGACCGGATCTAACCTTGCTCGATCCCATGTGCGGCTCAGGCACCTTTTCCCTGGAAGCTGCCCTGATGGCACGAAACATTCCGCCCGGCTGGTTCAGAGCCTTTGCCTTTATGGGATGGCCCGCCTTTCGAGAGCAGCAATGGGCTTACCTGCGCAGGAAAGCGCAAGCTCAGGTTTTTGACGGGAAAACAGCGCCCATCATGGCGTCGGATATTTCTATATCTGCTTGTCGCCGTTTGACCGAATGCCTGTCCACCCATGATCTGCTGAATATGGTTCAGGTGCGTCCTATGGATTTTTTTGATATGTCGCCGGCAACCCTGCCTGGGATGGGGGAAAACAACGGGCCTGGCGTGATCGTCTTGAATCCGCCCTATGGCAGGCGACTGGGAAGCATCCAGGAGAGCGCGGCGTTGCTCGGAAAGATCGGCCAAAAATTAAAGGCCGATTTTAAGGGGTGGCGGTTTGCCCTGCTATCACCGGTTGCCGCGGTTGATCGCCGGTTTCCTTTACCCTTTACACCGCGTCCGTTTCATCATGGGGGATTAACATTGACCCTTATGACGGGGAAAATAAAATAG
- a CDS encoding cob(I)yrinic acid a,c-diamide adenosyltransferase, whose translation MMEKQKGYVHVYTGDGKGKTTAALGVAIRAAGHGMKTYIAQFMKGMPYGELTTLARIPQITIQQYGGDCCIRKEEVTQSHIDQAKEGLRQAQAAMLSGDYDIVVLDEINVAVWFGLLSVSEVMPLFALRPAHLELILTGRRAPREFLDQADLITEAKSIRHYYDKGIQARKGIEY comes from the coding sequence ATGATGGAAAAACAAAAAGGGTATGTTCACGTCTATACGGGGGACGGCAAGGGAAAGACAACGGCGGCCTTAGGGGTGGCGATCCGCGCGGCGGGCCACGGCATGAAAACCTATATCGCGCAGTTCATGAAGGGAATGCCTTACGGAGAGCTGACCACCTTGGCACGAATACCCCAAATCACCATCCAGCAATATGGCGGTGATTGTTGTATTCGCAAAGAAGAGGTCACGCAATCCCATATCGATCAGGCAAAAGAGGGGCTGCGTCAGGCCCAAGCGGCCATGCTGTCGGGGGACTATGATATCGTTGTCCTGGATGAAATCAATGTGGCGGTCTGGTTCGGACTTCTCAGCGTTTCGGAAGTAATGCCGCTTTTCGCCCTGCGGCCGGCCCATCTGGAGTTGATTTTAACCGGCCGCCGAGCCCCTCGGGAATTTCTGGACCAAGCCGATCTCATCACCGAGGCGAAAAGCATCCGGCATTATTACGACAAGGGTATTCAAGCCAGAAAAGGCATCGAATACTAA
- a CDS encoding UPF0182 family protein: MDHKDGRMGWVRRRLGTVVGVFFLLGALLLISSFFTIDFLVDYWWFDSLGYAFYFLQRLLYRYLVFLIVTALFFFIFFFNFWMASRYLGTGSTPAEESKPRTKTYRHVLEMFRTGSMLVYIPVSLILAIVIALPLFEHWEAFLLFVFGPQAAIPDPVYGKDISYYLFSFPIYSLLQRRIVISFAVLSAGVFFLYWLERRLLKAQEQGLPKGATFHVCFLVLCVFGIEIWDFFLQRYGLLYTAIYEPLFSGPGYAEMRVILPFLYASIFLLAVTAISAAYFVLTRKGIKVVIVSAVLFSLALGARYSGILPKAANDYWVNPNAISKQTPYLMNNIDATLSAYNLKRVEMRQVTPAVVPEGIDEKMVQGIFRNIPVWDGELLNDVYEQLQELRTYYDFDKVDVSHYNVRGNNQQVFLAVREMNTAELPKGARNWVNDHLVYTHGYGAVMTPAGQGGDEPMTWFLKGIPLESEFGFKIEQPAVYFGMLNNYPYVIVPNDAGEFGYPKGDANVTEAYEGSKGVFINSALRKLMFAYFLKDSDVFFTTKTNKKSRILFRRNIQERIRTITPYIVLDRDPYAVVTKSNLYWMQDGYTTSQFYPNSATHGSGANRLNYIRNSVKVVVNAYDGTVNYYIFDTQDPVINAYRRMYPGLFKDAGQMPPELRSQVRYPKDLFDIQMVIYAKYHQTDPAVFYQQEDIWEVGIPELGSEKQQATRSYYLTLDMIEPNRFDFVLVSPIMPKGRANLRAMALAGSDASSYGKLIIYSFPKGELVYGPAQINSLINQDTMVSQQLTLWDQVGSQVARGNMIIFPIGRMLIYIQPVYLKSSTTLKIPELKRLIMTQGQVVVMEKSLEEAFTKMIERVKAETGRIDRRFAPLSSEPEPSTPPPAVAPPVTPPAEAIQPGNITGVLKLPDHTVIGVGRAGSG, translated from the coding sequence ATGGATCATAAGGATGGCAGAATGGGGTGGGTGAGGCGAAGGTTGGGAACAGTTGTCGGCGTATTTTTCTTGCTGGGCGCTCTTTTGTTGATCAGCAGTTTCTTTACCATCGACTTTTTGGTGGATTACTGGTGGTTTGACTCACTGGGGTACGCCTTTTATTTCCTACAGCGGCTGCTCTATCGTTACTTGGTGTTTCTGATCGTCACCGCGCTCTTTTTCTTCATTTTCTTTTTCAACTTTTGGATGGCTTCGCGGTATCTGGGCACCGGCAGTACCCCTGCGGAAGAATCCAAACCGCGGACCAAGACCTATCGACATGTGTTGGAGATGTTCCGCACCGGGTCCATGCTTGTTTATATTCCCGTTTCCCTGATTCTGGCCATTGTGATCGCATTGCCGTTATTTGAGCATTGGGAGGCCTTTCTCCTGTTTGTTTTCGGACCTCAAGCCGCTATTCCGGATCCGGTATACGGAAAAGACATCAGTTACTACCTTTTTTCATTTCCGATTTATTCGTTGCTTCAAAGGCGAATCGTCATCTCCTTCGCCGTTTTGTCGGCCGGTGTTTTTTTCCTCTATTGGCTGGAGCGCCGGTTACTCAAAGCACAGGAACAGGGGCTTCCAAAGGGAGCCACCTTCCACGTCTGCTTTCTGGTCCTTTGCGTTTTCGGGATAGAAATATGGGATTTTTTCCTGCAGCGCTACGGCTTACTTTATACCGCCATTTACGAACCGCTCTTCTCGGGACCGGGATACGCCGAGATGCGCGTCATTCTGCCTTTCCTATATGCGAGCATTTTTCTGCTGGCCGTTACGGCGATTTCGGCCGCCTATTTTGTTCTGACGCGAAAGGGAATCAAGGTCGTCATTGTTTCAGCGGTTCTCTTTTCACTGGCATTGGGCGCGCGTTATTCGGGAATACTTCCAAAAGCCGCCAATGATTACTGGGTCAATCCCAATGCCATCTCCAAACAAACCCCTTATCTCATGAACAATATAGACGCCACACTGTCCGCCTACAATTTGAAGCGTGTCGAGATGCGTCAAGTCACTCCCGCGGTGGTTCCCGAAGGCATTGACGAGAAGATGGTTCAGGGAATTTTTCGAAACATTCCCGTTTGGGACGGAGAGCTCCTGAATGACGTTTACGAGCAGTTACAGGAGCTGCGCACCTATTATGATTTTGATAAGGTCGATGTCAGTCACTACAACGTTCGGGGCAATAATCAGCAGGTTTTTCTGGCCGTCCGGGAGATGAACACTGCCGAACTGCCCAAGGGCGCCCGAAACTGGGTGAACGACCACCTGGTGTACACCCATGGATATGGCGCGGTGATGACCCCCGCCGGGCAGGGGGGGGATGAGCCGATGACCTGGTTTCTCAAAGGAATCCCGCTCGAGTCGGAGTTCGGCTTCAAAATCGAGCAACCGGCGGTATATTTCGGCATGCTGAATAACTATCCTTATGTGATCGTTCCGAACGATGCGGGAGAATTCGGTTATCCGAAGGGGGATGCCAATGTTACGGAAGCCTATGAGGGATCAAAGGGCGTGTTTATCAATTCCGCCTTGAGAAAGTTGATGTTTGCCTATTTTCTGAAAGATTCGGACGTCTTTTTTACCACAAAGACCAATAAAAAAAGCAGAATTCTTTTTCGGCGCAACATACAGGAGCGGATTCGAACGATTACGCCTTATATAGTGCTGGACCGTGATCCTTATGCCGTTGTTACAAAAAGCAATCTGTACTGGATGCAGGATGGCTACACAACCTCTCAATTCTACCCCAATTCGGCCACTCATGGATCTGGCGCCAACCGGTTGAATTATATTAGAAATTCAGTCAAGGTGGTGGTCAATGCATATGACGGAACCGTGAATTATTATATTTTTGACACGCAAGACCCCGTCATCAATGCCTATCGACGAATGTATCCCGGACTTTTCAAGGATGCCGGTCAGATGCCGCCGGAACTGCGGTCTCAGGTGCGCTATCCGAAGGATCTTTTTGATATACAGATGGTCATCTATGCCAAATATCACCAAACGGATCCCGCGGTCTTTTACCAGCAGGAGGATATCTGGGAAGTCGGTATTCCCGAGCTTGGTTCCGAAAAACAACAGGCGACCCGATCCTATTACCTCACGCTCGACATGATCGAGCCCAATCGCTTTGATTTTGTTCTGGTATCTCCGATTATGCCCAAGGGTCGCGCCAACTTGAGAGCAATGGCGCTGGCGGGGTCCGACGCGTCGAGTTACGGGAAATTGATTATTTACAGCTTTCCGAAAGGAGAGCTGGTTTATGGACCCGCGCAGATTAATTCCCTCATCAACCAGGACACGATGGTGTCCCAGCAGCTGACTTTGTGGGACCAGGTGGGCTCTCAGGTGGCGCGCGGCAATATGATCATTTTTCCCATCGGAAGGATGCTCATCTACATTCAACCCGTTTATCTTAAGTCGTCGACGACCTTGAAGATCCCAGAATTGAAGCGGCTGATCATGACGCAGGGGCAGGTGGTTGTCATGGAGAAATCGCTGGAGGAAGCCTTCACCAAAATGATTGAGCGGGTAAAGGCGGAAACGGGAAGAATCGATCGGCGCTTTGCGCCGTTGAGTTCGGAGCCCGAACCGTCAACGCCTCCGCCGGCTGTGGCACCACCGGTGACGCCTCCAGCCGAAGCCATTCAGCCAGGTAACATTACCGGTGTTTTAAAACTTCCAGATCACACGGTGATAGGGGTAGGAAGAGCCGGTTCCGGTTGA
- a CDS encoding twin-arginine translocase TatA/TatE family subunit, with product MFGIGMPELIIILVIILIIFGAGKLPEIGAGMGKAIKNFKKATNETENKPTEKIDRKSDSDASD from the coding sequence ATGTTTGGAATTGGAATGCCTGAATTAATTATTATTCTGGTAATAATCCTGATTATTTTCGGTGCGGGCAAATTGCCTGAAATTGGTGCGGGAATGGGCAAAGCCATTAAAAATTTTAAAAAAGCCACGAATGAGACGGAGAATAAACCGACCGAAAAGATAGATCGAAAATCCGATTCCGATGCATCTGATTGA
- a CDS encoding 3-isopropylmalate dehydratase large subunit — MGKTIAQKIFDTHHVDNPAGDIHVIRLDAVLCHEITTPTAIDDLIRRGKDRVFDSNKIKAVIDHVTPAKDSKTALQGKMLRDWARRQGISDFFDIGQNGVCHALFPEKGFIRPGFTVIMGDSHTCTHGAFGAFAAGVGTTDLEVGILKGVCAFRYPETIKVTIRGTLKAGVFAKDVILALIGKLGVNGATNKVIEFDGPVVAAMSMEARMTLCNMAIEAGGTCGICAPDMTTVDYLWEFIQNEVASKEAALAAFQVFCADPDAPYEAQIELNVSGLSPQATFGFKPDNVKPVSELAGTPIDQVYIGSCTNGRIEDLRVAAQVLSGNTIAKTVRGIVSPATPKIFQQAMAEGILEIFMNAGFCVTNPTCGACLGMSNGVLAEGEVCASTTNRNFNGRMGKGGMVHLMSPATAAASAIAGHITNSDLFKG; from the coding sequence ATGGGAAAAACGATTGCTCAAAAAATATTTGATACCCATCATGTCGATAATCCGGCGGGCGATATTCATGTCATTCGGCTCGATGCCGTATTATGCCATGAAATTACCACCCCGACCGCCATTGATGATCTCATTCGCCGGGGAAAGGACCGGGTGTTTGATTCAAATAAAATCAAGGCCGTCATTGATCACGTCACCCCGGCCAAGGATTCAAAGACCGCGCTACAGGGCAAAATGTTGCGGGATTGGGCGCGTCGGCAGGGAATCAGTGATTTTTTTGATATCGGCCAAAACGGCGTCTGCCATGCCCTGTTTCCGGAAAAAGGGTTTATTCGGCCCGGATTCACCGTGATTATGGGGGACTCCCACACGTGCACGCACGGGGCCTTTGGTGCGTTTGCTGCGGGCGTGGGCACCACCGATCTGGAAGTGGGAATTTTAAAAGGCGTGTGTGCGTTTCGCTATCCTGAAACCATCAAGGTAACCATCCGCGGCACCTTGAAAGCGGGTGTTTTTGCCAAAGATGTTATTTTGGCCCTTATCGGCAAACTCGGCGTCAACGGCGCCACGAACAAGGTCATCGAGTTTGACGGACCGGTTGTGGCGGCGATGAGCATGGAGGCCCGAATGACGCTGTGCAATATGGCTATCGAGGCCGGCGGCACTTGCGGCATTTGTGCGCCGGACATGACCACGGTGGACTACCTCTGGGAATTTATTCAGAATGAGGTTGCATCAAAGGAAGCGGCGCTGGCCGCGTTTCAGGTGTTCTGCGCGGACCCGGATGCGCCCTATGAAGCGCAAATCGAGTTGAATGTCAGTGGGTTGTCTCCGCAGGCAACCTTCGGCTTTAAACCGGACAATGTCAAACCGGTGAGTGAACTGGCCGGAACGCCGATCGACCAGGTTTATATCGGTTCTTGCACCAATGGCAGAATTGAAGATCTGCGGGTTGCGGCCCAGGTATTGAGCGGCAACACCATTGCGAAGACGGTGCGGGGAATTGTCTCTCCGGCCACGCCGAAAATCTTTCAGCAGGCCATGGCGGAAGGCATTCTCGAGATCTTCATGAATGCCGGATTTTGTGTCACCAACCCCACTTGCGGGGCCTGCCTCGGCATGAGCAACGGGGTCTTGGCGGAAGGCGAGGTGTGCGCGTCCACCACGAACCGGAATTTTAACGGCCGTATGGGAAAAGGCGGCATGGTGCACCTGATGAGCCCGGCAACGGCGGCCGCATCCGCCATCGCTGGCCATATTACCAATTCAGACCTGTTTAAAGGATAA
- a CDS encoding PAS domain S-box protein: MMQPPTYEELAQRVIILEQNEAALLRIFAAAPIGLGLSSNRKFVRANDPLCLITGYSREELIGMTERSLYFDRKEYERVSREIMQQLQTNARGSVETRWRRKDGLGVEILLRCSPTDPTDSMDNLSVVVLDITEHRRAEAARQNSEAQFRSLFEFAPNPICLEEIKGGAIQANRAMCDLFGYSKKELAEKSFKDLMHPDDVYAWIQKRELILKGDLHSSQFEKRYLDKKGAIIWGITALSLLRKTDETPLFFTIQIQDITYIKRLEEQLLQAHKMKAIGTLAGGIAHDFNNLLMGIQGRVSLLLLDANQGEASYEHLKKIEAHIRRAANLTHQLLGFARGGNYELLLTDLSGLIRKEADMFARTRKDLTVRVTLSENLWPAKVDPAQIRQVLLNIYINASQAMPDGGTLTVKAENVQITPLDNKPLEIGPGKFIRISITDTGVGMDPGTKQRIFEPFFTTRNLGKGTGLGLASAYGIIRHHGGFINVCSEKGRGTTMSVYLPAEDLERPKERTPSTKTIKSRRGILLVDDEEIIIEIGEQMIRRLGYTVLTAASGQAAVNLYSENREIIDLVILDMIMPEMSGEETLNQLMGLDQNLKIIISSGYSINGKVSDLLKCGAIGFIQKPFNMTQLAEALHNAVPIAE, encoded by the coding sequence ATGATGCAACCCCCTACTTATGAGGAACTGGCGCAGCGCGTGATCATTTTGGAACAAAACGAGGCGGCGCTGTTGCGTATATTTGCCGCGGCGCCGATTGGACTCGGACTGAGTTCAAACCGGAAATTCGTTCGGGCCAATGACCCGTTATGCCTCATTACCGGTTACTCTCGGGAAGAACTGATCGGAATGACGGAACGATCGCTTTATTTTGACCGAAAAGAATATGAGCGGGTTAGCCGGGAAATCATGCAACAGCTTCAAACCAATGCGCGAGGCAGTGTGGAAACCAGATGGCGCAGGAAAGACGGTCTCGGCGTGGAGATCCTTTTGCGTTGCAGCCCGACAGACCCGACGGATTCGATGGACAACCTCTCTGTCGTTGTTCTGGATATCACCGAACATCGACGCGCGGAAGCGGCGAGACAAAACAGCGAAGCGCAATTCCGATCTCTTTTTGAATTTGCGCCCAATCCTATTTGCCTTGAAGAAATTAAAGGCGGCGCGATACAGGCCAACCGGGCCATGTGCGATCTGTTCGGATATTCGAAAAAGGAATTGGCGGAAAAATCGTTTAAAGACCTAATGCATCCGGATGATGTGTACGCATGGATTCAAAAACGGGAGCTAATCCTTAAAGGAGACCTTCATTCAAGCCAGTTTGAAAAACGGTATCTCGACAAAAAAGGGGCGATCATCTGGGGCATCACCGCGCTGTCTTTGCTAAGAAAAACGGATGAAACCCCTCTTTTTTTCACGATTCAAATTCAGGACATTACGTATATTAAACGATTGGAAGAGCAACTGCTTCAGGCGCATAAAATGAAGGCTATCGGGACGCTTGCTGGCGGTATTGCCCATGATTTCAATAATTTATTAATGGGAATACAGGGCAGAGTCTCTCTGTTGCTTCTGGATGCAAACCAGGGGGAAGCCTCGTATGAGCACCTGAAAAAAATAGAGGCCCATATTCGTCGGGCGGCCAACCTCACACACCAGTTGCTCGGTTTTGCCAGAGGGGGAAATTACGAACTTCTGCTCACCGACTTATCCGGTCTGATTCGAAAAGAAGCCGACATGTTCGCCCGCACCCGAAAAGACCTGACCGTTCGGGTGACGCTCTCGGAAAATCTTTGGCCGGCAAAGGTTGACCCCGCGCAAATCCGCCAGGTGCTGCTCAACATTTATATCAATGCGTCGCAAGCCATGCCGGACGGTGGCACGCTGACCGTTAAAGCGGAAAATGTTCAAATCACCCCCTTGGATAACAAGCCGCTGGAAATCGGCCCCGGAAAATTCATTCGAATATCCATAACGGACACCGGCGTGGGAATGGACCCCGGCACGAAACAGCGTATTTTCGAACCCTTTTTTACGACCCGAAATTTGGGAAAAGGCACCGGATTGGGACTCGCATCCGCCTATGGCATCATTCGACATCATGGCGGTTTTATAAATGTATGCAGCGAAAAAGGGCGCGGAACCACCATGTCGGTGTATCTGCCCGCGGAAGATCTGGAAAGGCCAAAAGAAAGGACACCATCAACAAAAACAATAAAGAGCCGCAGGGGCATTTTGCTGGTCGATGATGAAGAAATCATCATTGAAATCGGGGAGCAGATGATTCGCCGGCTCGGTTACACCGTCTTGACCGCAGCATCGGGACAAGCCGCCGTTAACCTCTATTCGGAAAATAGGGAAATCATCGATCTGGTCATTCTGGATATGATCATGCCGGAGATGAGCGGGGAGGAGACACTCAATCAGTTGATGGGGCTTGATCAAAACTTAAAAATAATTATTTCAAGTGGTTATAGTATCAATGGGAAGGTGTCGGACTTGTTGAAATGCGGTGCGATCGGATTCATTCAAAAGCCCTTTAACATGACGCAGTTGGCCGAAGCGCTTCACAACGCCGTACCGATTGCCGAATAA
- a CDS encoding DUF362 domain-containing protein: protein MAPATVIFKKARYDAALTSIVAEMLDALLGNSLQPGMRVLIKPNLLMASRPERAICAHPLVVRAAADYVLQKGGHCRIGDSPGIGSFEKILKDGEYHQALSDLDVTIAPFTVSTKIDIGPPFGRIDLCADVADADLIINIAKLKSHVQMRLTLGVKNLFGCVVGLKKTEWHMRVGVDRNLFARLLVQICQTVHPAVTLVDGILALEGQGPGKSGTPRPIGVLIGGNNPFAVDAAICRMLGTTPDTVPTHQAAKALELVPDIILTLGDAPMVTGFQFPVIAPLEFGPKLFRKFMRRHWVQRPVVNSAACSLCGKCHRHCPAGAIQIHRQQLQFDYDRCIRCYCCVEICKEGALSTRETPAGKLLRHLTAAGARLRARMHHMHSGGSRRCDNDPTAGQSR, encoded by the coding sequence ATGGCACCCGCAACTGTAATTTTTAAAAAAGCGCGTTATGACGCCGCCTTAACATCAATCGTGGCTGAGATGCTCGACGCGCTGCTGGGCAACTCCTTACAGCCCGGCATGCGGGTTTTGATCAAACCCAATTTGCTCATGGCGTCGCGTCCCGAACGGGCCATCTGCGCCCATCCGCTCGTCGTGCGCGCCGCCGCTGACTATGTTCTGCAAAAAGGCGGCCACTGCCGCATCGGCGACAGTCCGGGCATCGGGTCCTTTGAAAAAATACTAAAAGATGGCGAATATCACCAGGCATTGAGCGACCTTGACGTCACGATCGCGCCGTTTACTGTCTCAACGAAAATCGATATCGGCCCGCCCTTCGGCCGAATTGATCTATGCGCCGATGTAGCGGATGCCGATCTGATCATCAATATCGCTAAATTAAAGTCCCATGTCCAGATGCGTTTAACGCTCGGGGTAAAAAATCTCTTCGGCTGCGTGGTGGGGCTCAAAAAAACCGAGTGGCACATGCGCGTCGGTGTGGACCGTAATCTTTTTGCCCGCCTTCTCGTGCAGATTTGCCAAACAGTTCATCCCGCCGTGACCTTGGTGGACGGAATTCTGGCATTGGAAGGGCAGGGACCCGGAAAAAGCGGAACCCCCCGGCCCATCGGCGTGCTGATCGGCGGGAATAATCCGTTTGCCGTTGATGCGGCAATCTGCCGAATGCTCGGCACAACGCCGGATACCGTGCCGACCCATCAAGCGGCCAAAGCCCTAGAGCTGGTTCCCGATATCATTCTAACCCTCGGGGACGCGCCAATGGTAACCGGTTTTCAGTTCCCGGTCATCGCGCCCCTGGAATTCGGACCGAAGCTGTTTCGCAAATTCATGCGAAGGCATTGGGTTCAGCGCCCGGTCGTAAATTCAGCCGCATGCAGCCTGTGCGGCAAATGCCACCGGCATTGCCCGGCCGGTGCCATTCAAATTCACCGCCAGCAACTTCAATTCGATTATGATCGCTGCATTCGGTGCTACTGCTGTGTTGAAATTTGCAAGGAAGGCGCTCTGAGTACACGGGAAACGCCGGCCGGAAAGCTGCTTCGGCACCTCACTGCTGCCGGCGCCAGGCTGCGGGCACGAATGCACCACATGCATTCGGGCGGTTCCCGTCGTTGCGATAATGATCCGACCGCCGGGCAATCACGTTGA
- a CDS encoding single-stranded DNA-binding protein encodes MAGINKVILVGRLGRDPEIKYFPSGDAVCNFSIATSDTWKDKDTGEKKEKTEWHKIVAFRKLAETCGKYLSKGSMVYIEGRLQTRSWEKDGITRYMTEIEALNMQMLDRKEGTGNAGRPAGNDYGQQLPPSHFPEAPEDDIPF; translated from the coding sequence ATGGCAGGAATAAACAAGGTTATTCTAGTGGGGCGATTGGGCAGGGATCCGGAAATCAAATATTTCCCGAGCGGAGACGCGGTTTGTAATTTCAGCATCGCCACATCTGACACCTGGAAAGATAAAGACACCGGTGAAAAAAAGGAAAAAACGGAGTGGCATAAGATCGTCGCTTTCCGGAAACTCGCCGAGACTTGCGGCAAATACCTGTCCAAAGGCTCAATGGTTTATATCGAAGGAAGGCTGCAGACGCGATCCTGGGAAAAGGATGGCATTACCCGGTATATGACTGAAATTGAAGCCCTCAATATGCAAATGCTGGATCGTAAAGAAGGCACCGGCAACGCCGGGAGACCAGCGGGCAACGATTACGGCCAGCAACTCCCCCCATCGCACTTCCCAGAAGCACCCGAAGATGATATTCCATTCTGA